Genomic window (bacterium):
AAATTTTTCTTCTACAGTAATGAACATCTACCAGTTTATGTACATGTTCGTCATGGAAATGGAGAAGCAGTTTTTAATGTGGAAGAGGTAATTGAACTTCGTGAATCTCAACATATGAAGATGAATGAACTAAGGAAAGCACAAAATCTTGCGAAGAAGAATCAAAATCTAATATTGGAGAAATGGTATGAGCACATTGGTTGATACTGCAATAACAGCAAGTTACCAAAATGGTTATATTATTGTTCAAATGGAGAGTGGTGTAGAAATTAGATTTCCGGTAGGCAAGAACAAACGTCTTGCACATGGCACGAATGAACAACTAAACAATATTGAAGTTTCTCCATATGGTCTCCACTGGCCAGAGTTGGATGAGGATTTATCCTTTAGAGGATTACTTGAGGGAGACTATGGGCAGTATCTTGGGAACCAAATAAGTCGCTGTGCTTGATGCCAAAAAAGTCTATCGAAAATATATGCTGGTTTAATTTGGGCGTGAGAGCGGGGTCGTACCGTGAATGTACATTTTTCTTCTTGACATCAAATATCCTAATATGCTAAACTCAAAGTAGCTCTACAAAGCTGTCAAAAAAACTGCCACAAAGTGGCTTAGTTCAACAAGGCGTTCTACCTGACCGCTATTCCGCTGTGCTTCATAGCGGCAGGTGAGCTCAGTCGTTAGACGTCGTTCTACTGCTACCTCAGATTTTCCCCGAGTTTTTCGGTTTGTAGGAGGAAGGGAGGTAATTTTTGAGATAATTCGAGATCTCAAAAATTACCTCCCTCCCTTTTTCCCTGAAGTCGGGGAAGTTCTGCTGATACCTCTCTGCTCTTGACAAACATACAAGAGTATTGTACAATTCTCACAATATGAAGTTTTGGAGGTAATGATGGAAATTGTAAGTGATACATCTGCATTAATTTCGGTGATCGTTGGTGAACCTGAACGTCAAAGGATTATCGCAATTACTTTAGGAAAAACTCTGATTGGCCCAGGCTCTATTCCCTGGGAAATTGGCAATGCATTTTCGGCCATGTTTAAACAAAACAGAATAACACTTGAAGATGCTGAAAGGGGGTTGTCAATTTTTATGAGCATACCCATTCGGTATATTGATCCAGATTTTGTTAGCGTTTTGAAATTAGCTAAGCAAACTAACCTTTATGCATATGATGCTTATTTTTTAGATTGTGCTCTCAGACATAAGGCACCATTATTGACTTTGGATCGAAAACTAAAAGAGTCTGCTCAAAATTTAAACATCGAAACTATGGAGGTATAAAATGCAAGTTTATACATATGCAGAAGCACGGCAAAAATTTGCTATAGTTTTTGAAAAAGCAGAAAAAACAGGAAAAGTACTAATCCGAAGAAAGGACGGTAGG
Coding sequences:
- a CDS encoding DUF2442 domain-containing protein, with the translated sequence MSTLVDTAITASYQNGYIIVQMESGVEIRFPVGKNKRLAHGTNEQLNNIEVSPYGLHWPELDEDLSFRGLLEGDYGQYLGNQISRCA
- a CDS encoding type II toxin-antitoxin system VapC family toxin is translated as MMEIVSDTSALISVIVGEPERQRIIAITLGKTLIGPGSIPWEIGNAFSAMFKQNRITLEDAERGLSIFMSIPIRYIDPDFVSVLKLAKQTNLYAYDAYFLDCALRHKAPLLTLDRKLKESAQNLNIETMEV
- a CDS encoding DUF4160 domain-containing protein yields the protein MNGYYKFFFYSNEHLPVYVHVRHGNGEAVFNVEEVIELRESQHMKMNELRKAQNLAKKNQNLILEKWYEHIG